In Plasmodium falciparum 3D7 genome assembly, chromosome: 1, the genomic stretch GTAGCTAATTCGgtagaattattattaaatttattcgtattattactattattattaatttcattcgaagataataaaatatttttattattactatttataatatcatacGTATCATCATGTATCATatcacttttttttatatctttcacattttttttagaagattttatttcttttttattatcttttaaatcCGTCTCATTATATACCATAGTCGTTTTATTTAATACTTCATTTGATGATGGATTTGGAAGAGAACTACTTTGTAAATCGTTATATGAAGAATCATAACCACTACTTTTTATTACATCTCCTCtatctaataatatattttcattaggTTTTATTGTAATATCATTAAAAACATCATTAAgtatattaattttgtttttatctttttcttctttatattcttcatcACTTGATGGTCTATTGTTTATAATAGCACcatcttttttatcattatcatattttaatttactacttttaatattattcattttatactTATCATTTGTTTTTTCATCCAAATTTTCATAATACACATCTAATTCATTATCTTCTCCCTTCTTCGATACTAACGTaacattgttattattttttttttgctttttccCTAAAATAtcctttttcttattatcatctttattataatagCCTCCTCCTTCTTCATCttctttgtttatatatgcatcatcctttttaatatttcttttctttacaTCTTCCATAGATACAATTTTTGATGGATTCGGGAAACCATCTTCATTCACATTATTAAGATTGCTGCTCATACCATTATTTGATGCATATACCAATgctgcattttttttttttttatttatagattcttcaaataaatataaattatgtatcCATtcatatatggatatattttcataatcatcttcattattttttacttcTAAAGATAGatctttctttttctcatcattatcattatcaccGTCAtcatgaatattattttccttattttcttttttgtttttcttagAGCTCTTCATAAAAATAGATCTAAACAAATGAAAGGTTCCGgtgaatatatttctttttttcttttctaattTCGCTTCTATACATAGAAAACTCAACAAAAAGGTTAAGACCATGAGATATCCAAAAAAAAGGGAGCTAGCGGTAAATAACGAAAATGCACATATTGAATAAAAGGGAGATATGGCACTTATTAAAAAGGCtataatatttgttaatGTCGTAACAGTAATCGCTAGGGCACTGTCTTTTAAACACATTTGTATTCTCTTCTTATTATCCTTAaccataaataataaagaataagaatttaaaataacaaaaacatCATCAACACCTACACCAATAACTAAAAAGGGTACGGTTTCAGCGGGGGGCACAGATTTCACACCgagaaaatataagaaacCTGAACCTGATAAGAACCCTAAGAAACCACAGAAGATCCCCATAACAGCACATAATGGTTTACTTCTATAAAGTACAGAAGTTACGTTATTAAATAAtgcatacataaatattaataaaacacCTATTAACAAAAGTAATCTTGTCAAATTATCTATTTTCGATATACGATCAACTTCATCTTCTAAACTTCTGTCTGTAAAAACATGAAAACGTATAAAAGGATCATTGTCATCATTAGTTTCTTCATCTTGTATAATATCATCCAAATTATAAAATCTTACATAATCAATTAATTTCTTCTCATAAGCTAATGCATATGGTTCATATGTATGAGAATTTAATAATGGTATAACCGTCATAATAGCATTTGctgattttataatatattttgatccCGATTTTTCATAAACCATATTACCTAATATACCTTTAAACATCATTTCTTTATATGTTCTTctatttacataaaaatcTAAATTATCAACTTTTATAGGATAATCTATATATCCATTTCCTTtctcataatataaaaataaagaactaAAATTACAATCACCATATTTCTTTTCACATATATCTTCTAATGTATATGTTATTTGTTTCTTCAATCCATCACTAGCTTCTCTTAAATCTATATTCAAATTCTTATCACCAAACACATTTTGAAGTTTACATCGATCAGCTTTTATTAACATTGGTGGTATATATTGATATGGATAAAATACATCATCTTTATAATCTGTAAAATTTACATTGGGGTTATTCTCATCCAACactatattttcctttttcttttttaacatttcatAAATTTTTCTATATAGCTTTTCTCTAAGGGATTTCTgtttttcttcatcttcctcttcattatcttcatcatcatcatcatcattattattatcatcctcattattattattgttatcattctcattattatcatcctcattattatcatcctcattattatcatcctcattattatcatcctcattattattattattcgcGCTAGTTTCTTCATCATTCTTGTTATCTCCCTCTATAAGcgtatcatcattattttccttCCCCGCCAAAGATAAAACACTCTTACCATTTTCATCCAAATCCGAATAATCAAAAAGACTACCATTAATTTTTCCACTTTTCAAATTCTCTTCACTTCTCTGAattaatgttttatataattcttttgcCACATGACTTTGTTCAGGTGGTAACTCAGAATTAGTTTTACATTCATTGATTTCAGACAAATCTACTTCTATATCTTTTGTACCTTCCTCAAATTTTTGTAATTCTCTCAAAATTTTGGGTTTTAATAAATTCACATTAGATTCTACTAATATAAAACATCTTCTACTTTTGTAAAAAAAGTCGTTTATGGTTTCATTCGTTTCGTAGGCATACGAATTGGATattgaatataatttataaatatctttCTCATGttctttaaaataaaaaccacAAGTTAAAAGTAAACAACATATTAAactacatataataaaggtACAAGGTCTATCATATACATAACCTCCATAATCATACAATAAATTAGCGAACTTATCTAAagatttttgttttaattcttttaatttatgtataaaattttttacgaacatttttttttttttttcttaaagtACAGTATATTCTGAGattctatataataaagCAACTGAACAACATAaatggatatataaatatatataaataaatataaaaaaaaaaaatatatatatatatatatatatatatatttatatatatttatatttatttattgtgtATTTAtcttatatgtatgtataaatattactGCGCTACGCTTtggtgtgtgtgtgtgtatatatatatatatatatatatatatatatgaactcATAAttacatcatatatatttataaaaatttaataaactaCAAATACAAAgagaaaatatacatacatatatatatatatatatagagatATATTCCCATGTAATATTAAACACACACTCATATAACACAATATAtgtagaatatatattatttatattttaataaataatacatatgtatatatagacATTATATAACtatgtatattaaataattcaaaagaaggggaaaaaaaaaaaaattatataaaattaactattaataatatattcataatgtattcattatatttataatatttatatatataggtaaatatattctattaaactatttaaaaattaaagcatctttttaaaatatatatatatatatataataaattaaaaaaaatatatataaaataaaaaaataaaatgaaataaactaaaaattatattatacacaattataaaacatataaatatatatatatatgtatatatttatatatacataatatatatttatatatttatatatacataatatatatgtatatatttatatatacataatatatatttatatatttatttattatattatttttttctctttctttttaaatgttAAATCATCAACATATACATACAGGTAAGGTACAtaacacaatatatatatatatatatatagagatgactttaaaaaaaaaaaataagaaaaaagttaaatacaatatttataaatatatatatatatatatatataatatattatatatatagaaggCAAAgttaacaaattatataaaatataaataaaaaaatatacatatatatatatatatatatatatatatatatatatatatatatatagcttttaattattaataaaaacaaaaatctATACAACACTTAAATCTAAAAATCAttctatacatatatatatattaaaatataattacaaaagaatatatattttatgtaaataaataaataaaaaaataaaaaaatatatagatatatataaattatatatatatataatataaatataatacatgcttaaaaaaaaaaaaaattaactttttttttttttttttacttcaaaaaaattataatacatacttatatatatatataatatattttatattgttctATCAATTCtttgtatttattaatatacatataatatatatatatattttttttttttttttataataaatattcacAAATCAcctaataaaaatttatatataatacaaattacatatatatatataatattatgtatatataataaataaaaaataaaatatctttttttttttctttttttttcaggattttattcttttttgttattaacaatatatgtataaaaaaaacaataaaaagaaaaaaaaaaagaaaaagaaaaaaaagaaacagaaACAGAAacagaaaatattttatgtttatcttttttgttttacttgttcttttttgtggttatataaaaatataatatatata encodes the following:
- a CDS encoding Niemann-Pick type C1-related protein — encoded protein: MFVKNFIHKLKELKQKSLDKFANLLYDYGGYVYDRPCTFIICSLICCLLLTCGFYFKEHEKDIYKLYSISNSYAYETNETINDFFYKSRRCFILVESNVNLLKPKILRELQKFEEGTKDIEVDLSEINECKTNSELPPEQSHVAKELYKTLIQRSEENLKSGKINGSLFDYSDLDENGKSVLSLAGKENNDDTLIEGDNKNDEETSANNNNNEDDNNEDDNNEDDNNEDDNNENDNNNNNEDDNNNDDDDDEDNEEEDEEKQKSLREKLYRKIYEMLKKKKENIVLDENNPNVNFTDYKDDVFYPYQYIPPMLIKADRCKLQNVFGDKNLNIDLREASDGLKKQITYTLEDICEKKYGDCNFSSLFLYYEKGNGYIDYPIKVDNLDFYVNRRTYKEMMFKGILGNMVYEKSGSKYIIKSANAIMTVIPLLNSHTYEPYALAYEKKLIDYVRFYNLDDIIQDEETNDDNDPFIRFHVFTDRSLEDEVDRISKIDNLTRLLLLIGVLLIFMYALFNNVTSVLYRSKPLCAVMGIFCGFLGFLSGSGFLYFLGVKSVPPAETVPFLVIGVGVDDVFVILNSYSLLFMVKDNKKRIQMCLKDSALAITVTTLTNIIAFLISAISPFYSICAFSLFTASSLFFGYLMVLTFLLSFLCIEAKLEKKKRNIFTGTFHLFRSIFMKSSKKNKKENKENNIHDDGDNDNDEKKKDLSLEVKNNEDDYENISIYEWIHNLYLFEESINKKKKNAALVYASNNGMSSNLNNVNEDGFPNPSKIVSMEDVKKRNIKKDDAYINKEDEEGGGYYNKDDNKKKDILGKKQKKNNNNVTLVSKKGEDNELDVYYENLDEKTNDKYKMNNIKSSKLKYDNDKKDGAIINNRPSSDEEYKEEKDKNKINILNDVFNDITIKPNENILLDRGDVIKSSGYDSSYNDLQSSSLPNPSSNEVLNKTTMVYNETDLKDNKKEIKSSKKNVKDIKKSDMIHDDTYDIINSNNKNILLSSNEINNNSNNTNKFNNNSTELATKDTQQFINGHDKNIYLLSSHDNALFYKYIYEEPKGNIGKYFRSLVKNYYVPFLSSRFGKTIVYIMFTIIIAMSIYGCTLMKKGIKYDKAFPVDSYVRRFTTAKIKYFPDFGDFIEVYYFDKHFINKYRGLEKNTKEAASSFLYSDLTDRQIMNSPKINKNVHWENTNLQEELINMHNTLESQEFVTSVANGFTFFLNKNKSSLRKENPQEFYEIFANWLKKDFVGNLFKNDFVFLNGKLVAWRFHYFQKNVDDSEISSKWLKACKQITKLENHNVQMVCFHLSSIFNETDESIIEVTLINLGITILTILVVTAYIIKGFYSCVIIALIIFLIDLCIFGFMCLCGITMNIISMVILVLSVGFSIDHTSHIVQAFSHSMGRTRDEKMKESLHLMIGPVLHSGLSTWFVISTLFFSNKDFTVIFFQTLSLVLFFSITFSSMFLPVLLSSFGPLH